In one Echinicola marina genomic region, the following are encoded:
- a CDS encoding HIRAN domain-containing protein: MKIDRKEFLKVIGLGSANLILPPLAAQPNYNPHLLSQSIKIYDNYIKGVQYYDLGKCMKLIKPGDKVGLKRFADHKYDRFAIGVEWEKYFLGYLPAYENIVLANLMDAGGKLEGMITSKGSIYEVSIGIWTEIIINSNAATSEKLNELPADKVDDIYRSNNFYDIKVR; this comes from the coding sequence ATGAAAATAGACAGAAAAGAATTTTTAAAGGTCATCGGTCTAGGAAGTGCCAACCTAATACTCCCTCCACTGGCCGCTCAGCCAAACTATAATCCCCATTTACTCTCCCAGTCAATAAAAATTTATGACAACTATATCAAAGGAGTACAATATTATGATTTGGGTAAATGCATGAAACTGATAAAGCCAGGAGATAAAGTAGGTCTAAAGAGATTTGCAGATCATAAATACGATCGCTTTGCCATTGGGGTGGAATGGGAGAAATATTTCTTGGGCTATTTACCGGCCTATGAAAACATTGTCTTGGCCAACCTGATGGATGCCGGTGGAAAACTAGAAGGAATGATCACTTCAAAAGGCTCTATCTATGAAGTCAGCATTGGGATTTGGACAGAAATAATCATCAATTCCAATGCCGCCACATCAGAAAAACTCAATGAACTACCAGCAGATAAGGTAGATGATATTTATAGAAGCAATAATTTTTATGATATAAAAGTAAGATAA
- a CDS encoding AraC family transcriptional regulator, translating to MKPLLFKIAKTEEESIRILQEDYPYFYDNLHYHSETQIMVILEGEGTYFVGDAIGNFKAGDIFILGSNLPHFFRSDKSYYEENTHLRSKNISIIFSLESLGEKFLELPEFYAIKQLLHYSKRGLMVQGNARTKLYQSANKMLHKKGIERLIYLLKQLHKLSRSNELMALSHINFDHEPKPTDTKKVNTVINFIMDNFSKDITLAEVANVANLSVNAFCRFFKQHTRKTFSQFLNEIRIGHACKQLIEEGYSVKEVAFDSGYYNISYFNRQFKSITGYTPSQYIKTHTQKHHRAS from the coding sequence ATGAAACCCTTATTATTTAAAATTGCCAAAACAGAGGAGGAGTCCATCAGGATCCTACAGGAAGATTACCCGTATTTTTATGACAACCTGCATTATCACTCCGAGACACAGATCATGGTGATTTTGGAGGGAGAAGGCACCTATTTTGTGGGGGATGCCATTGGCAACTTTAAAGCAGGGGATATATTCATTTTGGGTTCTAACCTCCCCCATTTTTTCAGAAGCGACAAAAGCTATTACGAAGAAAACACCCATTTAAGATCAAAGAACATCTCTATCATCTTCTCTTTGGAAAGTCTGGGCGAAAAATTCTTGGAACTTCCCGAGTTTTATGCCATCAAACAACTACTGCACTACAGTAAAAGGGGCCTGATGGTCCAAGGTAATGCCCGCACCAAATTGTATCAATCCGCCAATAAAATGCTGCATAAAAAAGGCATAGAAAGACTGATCTATCTCCTAAAACAGCTGCATAAATTATCCAGAAGCAATGAACTGATGGCCTTAAGCCATATTAATTTTGACCATGAACCTAAACCCACCGATACCAAAAAAGTCAATACCGTCATTAACTTCATTATGGATAACTTCTCCAAGGACATCACCCTCGCTGAAGTTGCCAATGTGGCCAACCTGAGTGTCAATGCCTTTTGCCGCTTCTTCAAGCAGCACACCAGGAAAACCTTTTCCCAGTTCCTTAATGAAATTCGTATTGGTCATGCCTGCAAACAACTGATAGAAGAAGGATACAGTGTAAAAGAAGTAGCTTTTGATAGCGGATATTACAATATTTCCTATTTCAACAGGCAGTTTAAATCCATCACAGGCTATACCCCTTCCCAATATATAAAAACCCATACCCAAAAACATCACCGGGCAAGTTAG
- a CDS encoding response regulator, with translation MSKVVILEKDFDLADNIKEILSYKDYEVCSIGSGINSKALVNRFAPSFVILGTRLNGGKDGIETARDIRKDYSCPLLFLSTNENSESMKKMIKRIPNSFILQKPFSIKSLHLAVDRALSPKM, from the coding sequence ATGTCTAAAGTCGTAATTCTAGAGAAAGATTTTGATCTAGCCGATAATATCAAAGAAATCCTCAGTTACAAAGATTATGAGGTATGTAGTATCGGTTCAGGGATCAATTCAAAAGCATTGGTCAATCGATTTGCACCTTCCTTTGTGATTTTGGGAACAAGATTAAATGGAGGAAAGGATGGTATTGAGACGGCGAGGGATATCAGGAAAGACTATTCCTGCCCTTTGTTGTTTTTAAGTACAAATGAAAACAGCGAATCGATGAAAAAGATGATAAAAAGGATTCCAAATAGTTTTATACTTCAAAAACCCTTTTCGATCAAATCCTTGCATTTGGCGGTTGACAGGGCTTTGAGTCCAAAAATGTAA
- a CDS encoding sulfatase, translated as MAPIMMGLLAMVSSPVSMAQERPNIVFVLVDDLGYHDLGVTGSTFYESPNIDALAKSSFQFIQGYTAGRVCSPARASIMTGVSPDVHGITDWIGAPEGEQWRNYGRSTKLLPPHYEHQLRNDFLTLPEALKQEGYATFYAGKWHLGDEGSYPEDHGFDINKGGWDKGSPLGGYFAPYINPKLEQGPDGENLSIRLAKETAQYIKGDHEQPFFAMLAFYAVHGPIQTTEERWSKYREKAVQKGPVENGFAMERRLPIREVQDNPVYAGLVETMDEAVGIVMDALEESGLDKNTIVVFTSDHGGVASGDNFSTSNLPLRGGKGYQWEGGLRVPYFIKVPGMQPNMLIDYPASGIDFYPTILDLVGAKNTGKRVDGISLLPAMKGEAMKKRSLYWHYPHYGNQGGDPSSIIREGKWKLIYYWENGQPELYNLETDPFEYKDLASLEPKVTKQLQQKLFKRLDKTEANLPEKDPQYDADKEREVLNKAREVRLPQLEKQRMEMFEKDWQPNPDWWGSKVTKD; from the coding sequence ATGGCTCCAATTATGATGGGGCTATTGGCTATGGTGTCAAGTCCTGTATCGATGGCCCAAGAGCGACCCAATATCGTTTTTGTATTGGTAGATGATTTGGGTTACCATGATCTAGGCGTCACAGGGAGCACTTTTTATGAAAGCCCCAATATCGATGCATTGGCAAAATCTTCCTTTCAGTTTATCCAAGGATATACCGCAGGAAGGGTCTGCAGTCCAGCAAGAGCTAGTATCATGACAGGAGTGAGCCCAGATGTGCATGGAATAACTGATTGGATAGGTGCGCCTGAAGGAGAGCAGTGGAGAAATTATGGAAGAAGCACTAAATTATTGCCCCCTCATTATGAACATCAGTTGAGGAACGATTTCCTGACGCTTCCAGAGGCATTGAAGCAAGAGGGCTATGCGACATTTTATGCGGGAAAATGGCATTTGGGAGATGAAGGTTCTTATCCTGAGGATCATGGTTTTGATATCAACAAAGGTGGTTGGGATAAAGGCAGCCCATTGGGAGGGTATTTTGCCCCATATATCAATCCTAAATTGGAGCAGGGCCCAGACGGAGAAAACCTAAGCATCAGACTGGCCAAGGAAACGGCACAGTATATCAAAGGAGATCATGAGCAACCTTTCTTTGCCATGTTGGCTTTTTATGCGGTTCATGGCCCTATCCAAACAACCGAGGAGAGGTGGAGCAAATATAGAGAGAAAGCAGTGCAAAAAGGACCTGTAGAAAATGGTTTTGCCATGGAAAGAAGACTGCCTATCCGAGAAGTCCAGGATAATCCGGTTTATGCAGGTCTGGTAGAAACCATGGATGAAGCTGTGGGTATCGTTATGGATGCCTTAGAAGAAAGTGGATTGGACAAAAATACCATTGTCGTGTTTACTTCAGATCATGGTGGTGTGGCTTCAGGAGATAATTTTTCCACTTCCAATTTGCCGCTTAGAGGCGGTAAAGGCTATCAGTGGGAAGGAGGGCTTCGTGTTCCCTACTTTATTAAAGTTCCGGGAATGCAGCCCAATATGCTGATTGATTATCCTGCGAGTGGAATTGATTTCTATCCTACCATTTTGGATTTGGTTGGAGCTAAAAATACCGGTAAAAGAGTAGATGGTATAAGTTTACTTCCTGCTATGAAGGGAGAAGCCATGAAAAAGAGAAGCCTTTATTGGCATTATCCGCATTATGGAAATCAAGGTGGAGATCCTAGCTCGATCATAAGGGAAGGGAAGTGGAAATTGATTTACTATTGGGAGAATGGGCAGCCGGAGTTGTACAATTTGGAAACGGATCCTTTTGAATATAAGGACTTGGCTTCCCTTGAGCCTAAGGTGACCAAGCAATTGCAACAAAAACTTTTCAAAAGACTGGATAAAACGGAGGCGAATCTACCAGAGAAGGATCCGCAATATGATGCTGACAAGGAGAGGGAAGTGCTCAATAAGGCCCGGGAAGTCAGGTTGCCACAGCTAGAAAAGCAAAGGATGGAAATGTTTGAGAAAGATTGGCAGCCGAATCCAGATTGGTGGGGTTCAAAAGTTACTAAGGATTGA
- a CDS encoding sulfatase-like hydrolase/transferase, translating to MKSCHVLFFCTLLLLGACQHRPDDADKEAVKSPNILFLFADDFTYEAIHALGNEVIETPNLDRLVRGGTTFTHAYNMGGWNGAICVASRAMMISGRYIWQAQQMNAPWTSGDSTAMQQTWGRLMEGAGYDTYMTGKWHVNAAPDQVFKEVRHVRSGMPRDHWGTVPDKKELIEAVSAGRDYRDLRPKGYFRPLDINDHSWSSADTSNGGYWAGGKHWSEVVRDDALDFLADAKNKENPFFMYVAFNAPHDPRQAPPSFLDRYDIDEIPVPENWLPEYPYKEAIGNTIGLRDEALAPFPRTELAIKTHLKEYYAIITHLDEQIGKILDSLAASGKMENTYIFFTGDHGLSVGHHGLMGKQSMFDHSIRVPLMISGPDIPKGKLVDEDVYLQDIMASSLDLAHIEKPSYVAFNSFLDLAKGKQERGHYENGIYGAYMNSQRMIRKDGFKLMVYPKINKILLFDMNKDPMEMNDLSQEPEYADRVKSMFEDLLKLQEEMDDPLDLKPVYSEIFM from the coding sequence ATGAAGAGCTGCCATGTATTGTTTTTCTGTACACTCCTGCTTTTGGGAGCATGCCAGCATCGTCCTGATGATGCAGACAAAGAAGCCGTAAAATCGCCCAATATTCTGTTCCTATTTGCGGATGATTTTACCTATGAAGCCATTCATGCGCTGGGCAATGAAGTGATCGAAACCCCAAACCTGGATCGCTTGGTCAGGGGAGGTACTACTTTTACCCATGCCTATAATATGGGAGGGTGGAATGGTGCCATTTGTGTGGCATCCAGGGCCATGATGATTTCCGGAAGGTATATTTGGCAGGCCCAGCAAATGAATGCCCCCTGGACTTCCGGAGACTCGACGGCGATGCAACAGACATGGGGTCGCTTAATGGAGGGTGCGGGCTATGATACTTATATGACAGGAAAGTGGCATGTAAATGCTGCTCCAGACCAGGTGTTTAAAGAGGTCCGTCATGTGCGGTCAGGTATGCCCCGTGATCATTGGGGCACAGTTCCGGATAAAAAGGAGTTGATAGAAGCGGTAAGTGCGGGAAGAGATTATAGGGATTTACGGCCTAAGGGCTATTTCCGACCCTTGGATATAAATGATCACTCGTGGTCCTCTGCTGATACGAGTAATGGTGGGTATTGGGCTGGAGGTAAACATTGGTCGGAAGTAGTCAGGGATGATGCACTGGACTTCTTGGCCGATGCAAAAAATAAGGAAAATCCTTTTTTTATGTACGTGGCCTTTAATGCTCCCCATGACCCAAGGCAGGCACCACCGTCATTTTTGGATAGATATGATATCGACGAGATACCGGTGCCGGAAAATTGGTTGCCAGAATATCCTTATAAGGAGGCCATAGGAAATACCATCGGCTTGAGAGATGAGGCTTTGGCACCATTCCCAAGGACTGAATTGGCCATAAAGACCCATCTGAAAGAATATTATGCCATCATAACGCATTTGGATGAGCAAATCGGAAAGATTTTGGACAGTTTAGCCGCTTCAGGAAAAATGGAAAATACCTATATATTCTTTACCGGAGATCATGGTTTGTCAGTAGGTCACCATGGATTGATGGGTAAGCAGAGTATGTTTGATCACAGTATTAGGGTTCCGCTTATGATAAGCGGTCCCGATATTCCGAAAGGGAAGCTGGTCGATGAGGATGTTTACCTTCAAGATATTATGGCTAGTAGTTTAGATCTGGCCCATATTGAAAAGCCATCGTATGTAGCGTTCAACAGTTTTTTGGACTTGGCAAAAGGTAAGCAAGAAAGAGGTCATTATGAAAATGGTATTTATGGTGCTTATATGAATTCCCAAAGGATGATCCGCAAGGATGGGTTTAAACTTATGGTTTATCCAAAAATTAATAAAATACTATTGTTTGACATGAATAAGGATCCGATGGAGATGAATGATTTATCCCAAGAGCCGGAATATGCAGATAGGGTGAAAAGTATGTTTGAAGATTTGCTGAAGTTACAGGAAGAGATGGATGATCCCCTGGATTTGAAGCCTGTTTATTCGGAGATTTTTATGTGA
- the ggt gene encoding gamma-glutamyltransferase yields MSKKRIYSPKLRLAHLLVLIISVSQFLACSNFERKNYKEGKTVLANKAMVVSAHPEATRVGVEVLERGGNAIDAMVAVHFALAVVYPSAGNIGGGGFMIYRPVEGEVSSLDFREKAPLSAYEEMYQDENGEIIDGLSLAGPMASGVPGSVDGMIQAHKRYGSISLEELIDPAYKLAKEGFPITERQAKNYNSYKPLFIKHNRDSTHIPLVRLDREWKEGDLLVQEDLAETLKRIQENGRDGFYKGETAELLVAEMKAGNGIISLEDLEKYEAKWRAPIVGDYRGIKVFSMGPPSSGGIALMQLLKMSAHFPLGDLGFHQAETIHLMTEMERRVYADRAKHLGDSDFWDVPKDDLLDEAYLESRVKEIDTAHATDSEAVLAMNFDHQESEETTHYSIVDTNGNAVSVTTTINSGYGSKVFVTGAGFLMNNEMDDFSSKPGVPNVYGLLGGEANAIQPEKRMLSAMTPTILEKDGKLMMVVGTPGGSTIITSVYQTILNVVDHSMDMTEAISSGRIHHQWKPNFIFPEKNAIDEATKSILEGLGHEIKERGNIGRVDAILVNAEGFLEGAGDPRGDDWAAGF; encoded by the coding sequence ATGTCCAAGAAAAGAATTTATAGTCCTAAGCTTAGGTTAGCGCATTTATTGGTCCTAATAATTTCGGTGAGCCAATTTTTAGCCTGTTCAAATTTTGAAAGGAAGAATTATAAGGAAGGCAAAACGGTTTTGGCCAATAAAGCCATGGTGGTGAGTGCACATCCTGAGGCCACAAGGGTTGGGGTAGAAGTTTTGGAGAGAGGAGGAAATGCGATTGATGCGATGGTGGCAGTGCATTTTGCGCTAGCGGTGGTGTATCCTTCTGCCGGAAATATCGGTGGTGGGGGATTTATGATTTACCGACCGGTGGAAGGGGAAGTGAGCAGTTTGGATTTTAGGGAAAAGGCTCCACTGTCAGCTTATGAAGAGATGTATCAGGATGAAAACGGTGAGATCATAGACGGGCTCAGTCTAGCCGGTCCGATGGCTTCAGGCGTGCCTGGTTCTGTGGATGGGATGATTCAGGCTCATAAACGATATGGCTCTATTTCTTTGGAAGAATTGATCGACCCGGCTTATAAACTGGCCAAGGAGGGCTTCCCCATTACTGAAAGGCAGGCAAAAAACTATAACAGCTATAAACCTCTATTTATAAAACATAATCGGGACAGTACCCATATTCCATTGGTAAGGTTGGATAGGGAATGGAAAGAAGGGGATCTACTCGTGCAGGAGGATCTAGCCGAGACTTTGAAAAGGATACAGGAAAATGGCCGGGATGGTTTTTATAAAGGAGAAACAGCCGAGCTATTAGTGGCTGAGATGAAAGCAGGAAATGGGATCATATCGTTAGAGGACTTGGAGAAGTACGAGGCAAAATGGAGGGCTCCAATTGTGGGGGATTATAGGGGCATCAAGGTTTTCAGTATGGGGCCGCCCAGCAGTGGAGGAATAGCATTGATGCAGTTGTTGAAAATGTCAGCCCATTTTCCCTTGGGAGATTTGGGCTTTCATCAAGCAGAGACCATTCACTTGATGACAGAAATGGAAAGAAGGGTGTATGCGGACAGGGCTAAACACTTGGGGGATTCAGATTTTTGGGATGTGCCCAAGGATGATTTGTTGGATGAGGCTTATTTGGAGAGCAGGGTGAAGGAAATCGATACCGCGCATGCAACCGATAGTGAAGCAGTATTGGCCATGAATTTTGACCATCAGGAAAGTGAAGAGACCACGCATTATTCTATCGTTGATACCAATGGGAATGCTGTTTCAGTGACCACGACAATTAATTCTGGTTATGGTTCGAAGGTATTTGTTACAGGAGCTGGATTTTTGATGAATAACGAGATGGATGATTTCAGCAGCAAGCCTGGGGTGCCCAATGTCTACGGCCTGTTAGGGGGAGAGGCAAATGCCATTCAGCCTGAAAAGCGGATGTTAAGTGCCATGACGCCTACGATATTGGAAAAAGACGGAAAACTAATGATGGTGGTGGGCACGCCTGGTGGCAGTACCATTATTACCTCTGTGTACCAGACCATATTAAATGTGGTAGACCACAGTATGGACATGACTGAGGCCATTTCATCAGGAAGAATCCATCATCAATGGAAGCCTAACTTTATTTTTCCAGAGAAGAATGCTATTGATGAAGCAACAAAATCAATCTTGGAAGGACTGGGACATGAGATCAAAGAAAGGGGAAATATAGGTAGGGTAGATGCCATTTTGGTCAATGCAGAGGGGTTTTTGGAGGGGGCTGGAGATCCTAGGGGAGACGATTGGGCAGCTGGTTTTTAG
- a CDS encoding YtxH domain-containing protein — translation MGEGKVLLGIAAGLLTGVALGVMFAPDEGGKTRKKFQKQGEDLAHSLNGKMDKKFDELKGSINELSQKIKMKKETIVNNES, via the coding sequence ATGGGTGAAGGAAAAGTATTGTTAGGAATAGCAGCAGGATTGCTTACAGGTGTAGCCTTGGGAGTTATGTTTGCTCCAGATGAAGGTGGCAAGACCAGAAAGAAATTTCAAAAACAAGGTGAAGATTTGGCCCACTCCTTAAATGGTAAGATGGACAAGAAGTTTGATGAATTAAAGGGTTCTATCAATGAACTTTCACAGAAAATCAAAATGAAAAAGGAGACCATAGTAAATAATGAGTCCTGA
- a CDS encoding 2-hydroxyacid dehydrogenase has translation MKVSVFSAHKFEQSYLKSAIPNHQLHLIEARLTVNTAGLAEGCDAVSIFVSDDASAAVLEKLSQLGVKYLALRSAGFNHVDLKKAAALSIKVARVPEYSPAAIAEHTVALMLALNRKLPRAHHRIRDLNFSLDGLVGFDMEGKTVGVVGTGKIGSKVVAILKGFGCRILAYDPYINESLVEKYGVKYVGFKELCRSSHIISLHLPLSPESRYLVNRESIKEMKKGVMLINTSRGALVNTLDVIEGLKSGQIGAMGMDVYEEEEDLFFEDHSEDILQDDVIARLLTFQNVLITSHQAFLTKEALEKIAEVTAFNLDCWDKNKPSPNELKL, from the coding sequence ATGAAAGTAAGTGTGTTCAGTGCCCATAAATTTGAGCAAAGTTATCTGAAATCGGCGATTCCCAATCACCAGCTTCATTTGATCGAAGCCAGACTGACAGTCAATACTGCTGGGCTGGCGGAGGGATGTGATGCCGTATCTATTTTTGTAAGCGATGATGCCTCTGCGGCTGTGCTGGAAAAGTTGAGCCAATTGGGCGTGAAGTATTTGGCATTAAGGTCTGCCGGCTTTAACCATGTGGACTTGAAAAAGGCAGCAGCACTAAGCATCAAGGTGGCCCGGGTTCCAGAATACTCTCCTGCAGCCATAGCGGAACATACTGTAGCGCTTATGTTGGCCTTGAACCGTAAATTGCCGCGTGCACATCACCGGATAAGGGATCTTAATTTTTCTTTGGATGGTTTGGTAGGCTTTGATATGGAAGGCAAAACAGTTGGTGTAGTGGGTACGGGGAAAATAGGAAGTAAAGTGGTGGCTATATTAAAAGGATTTGGGTGTCGGATTTTAGCTTATGATCCTTATATCAATGAATCATTGGTGGAAAAATATGGCGTGAAGTATGTCGGTTTTAAGGAATTGTGTCGGTCCTCCCACATTATCAGTCTTCATTTGCCTCTTAGTCCTGAGTCCAGGTATTTGGTAAACAGGGAAAGCATCAAGGAGATGAAAAAGGGCGTGATGCTGATCAATACCAGTCGGGGAGCATTGGTGAATACTTTGGATGTTATAGAAGGATTGAAAAGTGGGCAAATCGGGGCAATGGGAATGGATGTTTATGAAGAGGAGGAAGACTTGTTTTTTGAGGACCATTCCGAAGATATTCTTCAGGATGATGTGATTGCCCGCTTACTAACTTTCCAAAATGTTCTGATCACAAGTCATCAGGCTTTTCTAACAAAGGAAGCCTTGGAGAAGATAGCAGAAGTCACTGCATTTAATTTAGATTGCTGGGATAAGAATAAGCCCAGCCCGAATGAGCTAAAATTATAA